The DNA sequence TAGGGAGTTTATTTGTTTTTCTCCTCTCCTTCGCTATATTTATATCAGTCTTTTTTGTGACCGTAAAATTATTATGTCTGATTCTCTGTCTAAGGATTTAAGGGTTGCTGAATTGGAGTGTCGAATTGAGCATTTGCAGAGGGAGCAAGAAAATTTTAGACAGATTACAGATAGCATCAAAGAAGTATTTTTTTTGATAGATTCTGATACGGATAAAATCTTTTATGTTAGTCCGGCGTATGAAAAAGTTTGGGGAAGGAGCTGTGAAAGTTTATATTTGGAACCTCAATCGTGGTTGCTAGCTATACATCCTGATGATTGTTCCCGTGCGATGGGAACTTTAGAGACGCAGTTTAGAACTGGTGAAGAGTTTCAAGAAGAGTACAGGATTATTCGCCCTGATCAATCAATTTGTTGGGTTCGAGTGCAGGCTTTTCCTGTTAGAGATAATAACGATAAGGTATATCGTTTTGTTGGGATTGCAGAGGATATTACGCAAAGAAAAAAAACAGAAAAAAGTTTGCATAAAAGTGAGGAGCACTTTAAGTTGATTTTTGAGCAAGCTCCGATTGGTATCGCTGTCACTAATCTTAAGGGAGAATTTGAACAAGTTAATCCGGCTTTTTGTGAGATTTTGGAATATAAGTCATCTGAAATATTATCTAGTAGAATTTTTGATGTATTTCATGCTAATGACACTTCAGAAAGTGAGTTGCTTTTTGTGGAAAAGCTGTTTGAAAATAATGAATCGGAATTTCAAATTGAACTTCAATGTGAAACTAAAAATAATCGACAAATTGATGTCATTTTAAAAGCGGTTATTGTTTTTGATGAATTTGATGATCCGGTTAATTGTCAGTATCAACTTCTTGACATTACTGATCGAAAAAGTATGGAGAGACAGCTAATTCATGATGCTCTTCATGATCCGCTAACGCAGTTACCTAATCGTACTCTTTTTACTGATCGCTTGAAAGCGGCGATCGCCTGCAGTAAGAAATCACGGGATTATCAGTATGCTGTGCTTTTTCTTGATGTTGATAGATTTAAAATAATTAATGATAGTTTGGGTCATTTACTGGGTGATAAGTTGTTAATTGAGATTGCCCAAAGGTTACAAGAAGAGATAGGTGGAAAAAATACAATTGCTCGTTTTGGGGGGGATGAATTTACGGTTTTATTGGATAATATTTCTGATTTTAGTGTCGCGATTCAGGTTGCTAATAAGATACAACATAGACTCCGCGATTATTTTGATATTGATGGTAATCGTATATTTGTCAGTGCCAGTATTGGAATTACTTTATGTGATTATCAGAATGATAAGCCGGAAGATATTCTGCGGGATGCTGATGCCACTATGTATAAGGCGAAGGAGAAAGGACGAGCTTGTTATGAAGTTTTTGATAAGTCTTTGAGATTGGCTGCTTCAAATCGTCTTAAGTTGGAGACGGAACTGCGCTCTGGAATTTTTGAAAAACAATTTTGTCTGTTTTATCAACCGATTGTTAATTTGAGTGCTTCTAAGATTGAAGGTTTTGAAGCTTTATTGCGATGGAATCACCCCACGAAAGGTTTAATTGGTCCACATCTTTTGATTCCGGTTGCGGAGGAGACTGGTTTGATTTTGAGTTTAGGTGAAATGATTTTTGAGTTGGCGTTTAAGCAGTTAGCAAAATGGCAATGGCAAGGAAAGGATTTGACTGGTTTTAAGCTTAGTATTAATTTATCTGGTAAACAGTTGATGGCACCAGATCTAATTCCTATTATTAATCGTTTGTTGTCACGAATTAATGTTGATCCTCGGATGATTAAATTGGAAATTACTGAAAGTGTTCTTTTAGAAGAGGATTATGATGCGATTAGTGTTTTAAAGCATCTACGAAATTGTGGGTTTGGGATTAGTTTGGATGATTTTGGTACTGGTTATTCTTCTTTAAGTTATTTGCAACGGTTACCTATTGATACGCTGAAGATTGATCGGTCTTTTATTCAAAAAATTCAGAGGGATGAGGATAATAAAAATTTGGCCATTGTTCAGTCAATTATTACTTTGTCTCATGCGATTGGTTTGAGTGTGATTGCTGAGGGGGTAGAGACTAAGGAGCAGTTGGTGAAGTTGCAATCGCTGGGTTGTGAGTCTATTCAGGGTTATTTGTTCTCGCCTCCTGTGGATGAGGTTGCTGCATCTGATTTTTTAGGGAAACGTATAATCGATCTGTAGTTCTTGGGGCTACTCTGGCTAATGAATTTAGAGTCTAATATTTCTGGCGATTCTGCTTATTTTGAAAGGTTGCAGCGGTCTTGTGAATTACAGGATGGTCTAATGCTTACTTTTCTGTCGATGGTAACGAGGTCTTCGGGGAAGTTATTGTTGCGCTCGATGTTGCGTCAGACTTTAGAGGGGCTTGCGAAGTTGACGTTTGCTGAGGAGAGTAGTCTATTTTGGCTGGATGATCAGGGTTATGTGACGGAAAGTATTTTGGCGCGGGGTATTGCTATTCGGGAGCAGAAGGAAACGGTTGTTGGTCAGGTTTTAGAAGGTGGGTTGGCTGGTTGGGTTTATCGTCAGAGAAAAACTGGGGTTATTGAGAATACGGAAACGGATGAGCGTTGGCTTGAGTTGCCTTATCAACCTTATGTGGCGAAATCGATTCTTTGTGTGCCGATTATTCGGGGGACTCATTTGTTGGCGATCGCCACATTAATGCATTCGGAGATTGGTTTTTTTGATCTGGAGAAGGTTCAGTTGGTAGAGCTTTGCGCCGTGAAGTTGGGGATGGTTTTAGATCTGCTGCGTGTGCAGATTTCGTCAGCGCCGAAGGCAGTGCTTGATTCCAAGGCAACAAAGCTTGATATGGGTAGTCAGGAAGAGTTTAAAGGAATTAGTCAGTTTATTTTGTCGGAGGGGGGTAAGTTAATTTCGGCTGATCCGCGTTTGGCTGAGTTGTTTAATTATGAGCCGGACGAATTGGTTCAACTGGATTCATTTTTTAGTTTAGTGGCGGATACTCACCAAGATATTTTTGCGAAAAAGGTGGCGCAGTGTTTGGAAGGGGTGCAGTCTCAATTACTGGTGACATTTCGTGGGGTGACGAAAGAGGAGCGATCGTTAAAAGTTGAGTTTTATGGTTATCAAACTAGGTTGTTTGGCAAGGTTGTGATGGTATCGCGTGTCAGGGTGTTGTAAGTAGGGAACCGAGAATCATACCGGCTAATAAGATGAAGCCAATGGTGACATTTTGTTCGAACATTTGGCCGTATTTAAAGCGGGGTATATGGTTGCGTCGTAGTTGCCAGTATTGGTAAAACCAGAGGCCGACGGCGATCGCCCACGCAATTCCATAAATAGTCAGATTTAAATCTAAGTTGCGACCAAGAATGGCGAGACATATTGCTGTACCAGCAAAAAATAAACCCACTGCCTCAGGGGCAAATTTGCCAAAGAAAATGGCGCTGGAGTTGATGCCAATTTTGAGATCATCTTCTCGATCTGAGAGGGCGTAAATGGTGTCGAAGCCTAATGTCCAAAGTACTGTCGCGCCCCATAGTAACCACGTTGGCGTACTTAAATCTTTGGTAACCGCGCTCCAACTAATCAGTACTGCAAAACCCCAGGCGATCGCCAAAACCAATTGCGGCACAGGAAAAAAACGCTTAGCGAGGGGATAACAAACAATCACCGGAACAGCACCAACACAAAGCCAAAAACTTAAAGGATTTGTCCAAGGATTAAAATAAAAAGCCAAACCCGCCGCCGTCAGCATCGAAACAAAAGCCGTGGCAATCCCCACTTTGACCGTTAAAGCCTTAGCAGCAAGGGGGCGAACTTTCGTCCGTTCCACTTTGGGGTCAATATCACGATCCCACAAGTCATTAATCACGCAGCCCGCAGCACTGGTGGTGATGGCACCGAGAATAATCACGACAACAAGTAGGGGATCGGGTTGCGCATCGGCGGCTAAAAAAACAGCCCAGAGTGCCGGAATGATTAGAATAAGACGACCAGCAGGCTTATCCCACCGCAGCAGACGAATAATTTTTTGCCATGTCGGTTCTGTCGCCATAAAACTTAGCAGGAGAGATAGGTGAAAAGGGTCGAAAACATAGGTTAATCCCTAATAATAGAGATTAGCAACCTACTGTATGACAACCTATGGCGACTTCCACTTATCAACTCCGGGCAAATTCGCAGCAGTTTAAGAAATTTGCGCAGGGTGAGGACTGTACCTTGGCGGCAATTGATATTGGGACAAACTCGATTCATATGGTTATCGTCAAAATTCAGCCGAGCTTGCCTGCTTTTGAGATTATTGCCCGGGAAAAAGACATTGTACGGCTCGGTCACCGCGATCGCCATACAGGCAGATTAACCGATGAAGCAATGGAGCGTTCTTTAAAAGCCCTACGCCGTTGCCAAGCCCTGGCCAATAGTTTTCAGGTGGATTCATTAGTTGCTGTGGCTACCAGTGCCATGCGTGAAGCACCCAATGGTCGAGACTTTCTCCAGCGCATCAAAACAGAATTGAATTTAGATGTTGATTTAATTTCTGGTCAAGAAGAAGCTCGACGGATTTACCTTGGTGTCCTCTCCGCTGTTGATTTTAACCAGCAGCCCCATCTGCTTATTGACATCGGTGGTGGCTCTACGGAAATTAGTTTGGTGGAAACCCACGAAGCACGTTTTCTGAGTAGTACGAAAGTGGGGGCTGTCCGTTTAACCCAAGATTTTGTCTCTTCGGATCCCATTACAGACCGAGAATTTATTACTTTACAGGCCTATATTCGTGGCAGATTAGAGCGCCCCATTGAAGAATTACGGGAATATATTAAGCCGGGTGAAGCCGTCAAAATGATTGGTACTTCGGGCACAATTGAGACCCTAGCGGAAATGCTCGCAATGGCAGAACTTGGGTCAACGCCAAATCCATTGCATGGCTATTCCTTTACCTTGAAAAATTTGGATCGCCTCATTAAACAAATGCGGAAACTGGATTATGAGGAGCGGTCAGATTTGCCGGGCATGTCCGAAAAGCGTGCGGAAATTATTTTAGCTGGTGCGATTATCCTACGGGAGGCGATGGATTTGCTCGGTGTTTCAGAGATTATGC is a window from the [Limnothrix rosea] IAM M-220 genome containing:
- a CDS encoding bifunctional diguanylate cyclase/phosphodiesterase, with the protein product REFICFSPLLRYIYISLFCDRKIIMSDSLSKDLRVAELECRIEHLQREQENFRQITDSIKEVFFLIDSDTDKIFYVSPAYEKVWGRSCESLYLEPQSWLLAIHPDDCSRAMGTLETQFRTGEEFQEEYRIIRPDQSICWVRVQAFPVRDNNDKVYRFVGIAEDITQRKKTEKSLHKSEEHFKLIFEQAPIGIAVTNLKGEFEQVNPAFCEILEYKSSEILSSRIFDVFHANDTSESELLFVEKLFENNESEFQIELQCETKNNRQIDVILKAVIVFDEFDDPVNCQYQLLDITDRKSMERQLIHDALHDPLTQLPNRTLFTDRLKAAIACSKKSRDYQYAVLFLDVDRFKIINDSLGHLLGDKLLIEIAQRLQEEIGGKNTIARFGGDEFTVLLDNISDFSVAIQVANKIQHRLRDYFDIDGNRIFVSASIGITLCDYQNDKPEDILRDADATMYKAKEKGRACYEVFDKSLRLAASNRLKLETELRSGIFEKQFCLFYQPIVNLSASKIEGFEALLRWNHPTKGLIGPHLLIPVAEETGLILSLGEMIFELAFKQLAKWQWQGKDLTGFKLSINLSGKQLMAPDLIPIINRLLSRINVDPRMIKLEITESVLLEEDYDAISVLKHLRNCGFGISLDDFGTGYSSLSYLQRLPIDTLKIDRSFIQKIQRDEDNKNLAIVQSIITLSHAIGLSVIAEGVETKEQLVKLQSLGCESIQGYLFSPPVDEVAASDFLGKRIIDL
- a CDS encoding GAF domain-containing protein, translated to MNLESNISGDSAYFERLQRSCELQDGLMLTFLSMVTRSSGKLLLRSMLRQTLEGLAKLTFAEESSLFWLDDQGYVTESILARGIAIREQKETVVGQVLEGGLAGWVYRQRKTGVIENTETDERWLELPYQPYVAKSILCVPIIRGTHLLAIATLMHSEIGFFDLEKVQLVELCAVKLGMVLDLLRVQISSAPKAVLDSKATKLDMGSQEEFKGISQFILSEGGKLISADPRLAELFNYEPDELVQLDSFFSLVADTHQDIFAKKVAQCLEGVQSQLLVTFRGVTKEERSLKVEFYGYQTRLFGKVVMVSRVRVL
- a CDS encoding 4-hydroxybenzoate solanesyltransferase yields the protein MATEPTWQKIIRLLRWDKPAGRLILIIPALWAVFLAADAQPDPLLVVVIILGAITTSAAGCVINDLWDRDIDPKVERTKVRPLAAKALTVKVGIATAFVSMLTAAGLAFYFNPWTNPLSFWLCVGAVPVIVCYPLAKRFFPVPQLVLAIAWGFAVLISWSAVTKDLSTPTWLLWGATVLWTLGFDTIYALSDREDDLKIGINSSAIFFGKFAPEAVGLFFAGTAICLAILGRNLDLNLTIYGIAWAIAVGLWFYQYWQLRRNHIPRFKYGQMFEQNVTIGFILLAGMILGSLLTTP
- a CDS encoding Ppx/GppA phosphatase family protein — encoded protein: MATSTYQLRANSQQFKKFAQGEDCTLAAIDIGTNSIHMVIVKIQPSLPAFEIIAREKDIVRLGHRDRHTGRLTDEAMERSLKALRRCQALANSFQVDSLVAVATSAMREAPNGRDFLQRIKTELNLDVDLISGQEEARRIYLGVLSAVDFNQQPHLLIDIGGGSTEISLVETHEARFLSSTKVGAVRLTQDFVSSDPITDREFITLQAYIRGRLERPIEELREYIKPGEAVKMIGTSGTIETLAEMLAMAELGSTPNPLHGYSFTLKNLDRLIKQMRKLDYEERSDLPGMSEKRAEIILAGAIILREAMDLLGVSEIMLCERALREGVIVDWMLSHGFIESRLSYQSSIRERSIMAIAKKYRVNMDCCQRTAKFSLQIFDQLQGVLHNWDTEAREMLWAAAILHNCGLYISHSAHHKHSYYLIRHAELLGFNETQVEIVANLARYHRKSKPKKKHTNYQNLIHKRQRQMVSELSAIMRLAVALDRRQIGAIAHVDSVYEPDQKHVTLKLIPTHSDDSCELELWSLQYKKAIFEEEFDVTVSATLLI